A genomic segment from Candidatus Binataceae bacterium encodes:
- a CDS encoding TIGR03619 family F420-dependent LLM class oxidoreductase, translated as MTSRIRLATSVLVLPYRNPIVLAKELATLDRLCGGRLVVGVGGGWMVEEFRALGAPYERRGAFCDEAIRLMRTMWASDLSSFHGEFFNFDAMRCAPAPAAGRIPLWVGGLSRRALRRAVELGDGWHGTRMRAPELAERLKWLRDFAAARGRSLDGFALSHRVYVGFAERWTETGGYLRGILAPPAELAAYLSEFAELGVGEVLVTPIALERTGFDGFFERFEREVRPRLR; from the coding sequence GTGACGAGCCGAATCCGGCTCGCCACCAGCGTGCTGGTGCTGCCCTATCGCAATCCGATCGTTCTCGCCAAGGAGCTCGCGACGCTCGACCGTCTGTGCGGCGGGCGGCTCGTGGTCGGAGTGGGCGGCGGATGGATGGTCGAGGAGTTCCGCGCGCTGGGCGCGCCGTACGAGCGGCGCGGCGCGTTCTGCGACGAAGCGATCCGCCTGATGCGCACGATGTGGGCCAGCGACCTTTCCTCGTTCCATGGCGAGTTCTTCAACTTCGACGCGATGCGCTGCGCGCCGGCGCCGGCCGCGGGGCGGATCCCGCTCTGGGTCGGTGGGCTCAGCCGGCGCGCGCTAAGGCGCGCGGTCGAGCTGGGCGACGGGTGGCACGGGACGCGGATGCGCGCGCCAGAGCTGGCCGAGCGGCTGAAGTGGCTTCGCGATTTCGCCGCCGCCCGCGGCCGCTCGCTCGACGGCTTCGCCCTGAGCCATCGCGTCTATGTCGGCTTCGCCGAGCGATGGACCGAAACGGGCGGCTACCTGCGCGGAATCCTTGCGCCGCCCGCCGAACTCGCCGCCTATCTCAGCGAGTTCGCCGAACTGGGAGTCGGTGAAGTGCTGGTGACGCCGATCGCGCTCGAGCGCACCGGTTTCGACGGTTTCTTCGAGCGCTTCGAGCGCGAAGTCCGCCCGCGGCTGCGCTAG
- a CDS encoding asparagine synthase-related protein produces the protein MALGPARAERRLNLFCQLGEPEPLVAATGSCAVVLEGFLYNGADLAGELGTDEADDAETILRAYERWGEDLLNRLRGIFALVVWDASRDLLLCARDAMGNHPLFFSSGAGDLIVSTSLEAVVRHPSVSRAINRAAVTSYFLDFFPKLGETFYAEAERVPPGHALAVSRGERRVYRYWNPQAPKLGSGWVTEDEVERFNELLSRAVERSLEFGPLGIYLSGGLDSVSIAAVATDLSRERGVPAPRALSLIFSTPEANEERVQKAVGERLGLEHDLVPFSVAVGSRGILGPAVEMSAHSPHPLQNYLLSAYNYLASLGQQNGCRAILTGTGGDEWLGVSPFLAADLIGSLDVVGLYRLWNQTRRSFRVGQCAYAFRLLWSFGLRTLLRDTTLRTLERRSPSTFARIKRNRLRRLLQPWQRVDAELWSSVSSRVEAVETDRIRGLAECGTYFAEVHRALDHPLVSWEMEELFENGKRLGLRFLHPYFDRDLVELLYRTPPALLNRGGLTKGLVRQTVAKRFPGLGFDQQKKVQLTKFFPSVIRAEGAEVWKRLGGAKALIALGLAEPQQVDSWVSTVFQSDHHPKAFRVWQMMSMESWLRARL, from the coding sequence ATGGCCTTGGGTCCCGCGCGCGCCGAACGACGGCTCAACCTGTTTTGCCAGCTCGGAGAACCCGAACCGCTGGTCGCGGCCACGGGCAGCTGCGCCGTTGTGCTGGAAGGCTTCCTTTACAACGGGGCCGACCTCGCTGGCGAACTCGGCACCGACGAGGCCGACGATGCCGAGACTATACTGCGGGCATATGAACGCTGGGGCGAAGACCTGCTTAACAGGCTACGCGGGATCTTCGCCCTCGTGGTCTGGGATGCGAGTCGCGACCTGCTGTTGTGCGCGCGCGACGCGATGGGCAATCATCCGTTGTTCTTCTCCAGCGGCGCAGGCGACCTGATCGTTTCGACCTCGCTCGAAGCCGTGGTGCGCCATCCGTCTGTCTCCCGGGCGATTAATCGAGCTGCGGTCACCAGCTATTTCCTGGATTTCTTCCCCAAGCTCGGGGAGACCTTTTACGCCGAGGCGGAAAGGGTTCCGCCTGGACACGCCCTCGCAGTGAGCCGCGGAGAGCGGCGGGTTTATCGTTATTGGAATCCGCAAGCGCCAAAGCTCGGCTCAGGCTGGGTGACCGAAGACGAGGTCGAGCGGTTCAACGAGCTATTGTCGCGTGCGGTCGAGCGGTCTTTGGAGTTCGGCCCGTTGGGAATTTATCTCAGCGGCGGACTTGATTCCGTCAGTATCGCCGCCGTCGCCACCGACCTCAGCCGCGAGCGCGGGGTTCCGGCGCCGCGTGCTCTTTCGCTGATTTTTTCGACCCCTGAAGCGAATGAAGAGCGGGTGCAAAAGGCGGTGGGAGAACGGCTCGGCCTGGAGCATGACCTCGTGCCTTTCAGCGTCGCGGTCGGATCGCGGGGGATTTTGGGACCGGCCGTCGAGATGAGCGCGCACTCACCTCATCCGCTGCAGAACTACCTGCTGAGCGCGTACAACTATCTCGCGAGTCTGGGCCAACAGAACGGATGCCGGGCGATCCTGACTGGCACCGGTGGCGACGAGTGGCTGGGCGTCTCGCCCTTTCTGGCCGCTGATCTGATCGGCTCATTGGATGTTGTCGGGCTTTACCGTTTGTGGAATCAAACCCGTCGTTCGTTCAGGGTTGGACAGTGCGCCTATGCATTCCGCCTGCTGTGGAGCTTCGGGCTGCGCACCCTGCTGCGCGACACGACGCTGCGGACGCTCGAGCGGCGCAGTCCGTCAACTTTCGCTCGGATCAAGCGGAATCGGTTACGCAGGTTATTGCAGCCTTGGCAAAGGGTCGATGCGGAACTGTGGAGCAGCGTCAGCTCGCGCGTCGAGGCGGTGGAAACCGATCGGATCAGGGGGCTCGCCGAATGCGGAACCTATTTTGCGGAGGTGCACCGCGCGCTCGACCATCCGCTGGTCTCGTGGGAGATGGAAGAGTTGTTCGAAAACGGCAAGCGCTTGGGCCTGAGGTTTCTGCACCCCTATTTTGACCGCGACCTGGTCGAGCTGCTCTACCGCACGCCCCCCGCGCTGCTCAACCGTGGCGGACTGACCAAGGGTCTGGTGCGCCAGACGGTAGCCAAGCGGTTTCCTGGCCTTGGTTTCGACCAGCAAAAGAAGGTGCAGCTCACAAAGTTTTTTCCGTCGGTGATACGCGCCGAGGGGGCCGAGGTATGGAAGAGATTAGGTGGCGCAAAGGCCCTCATCGCCCTAGGGCTCGCCGAGCCGCAGCAGGTTGACTCTTGGGTGAGTACCGTGTTCCAGTCCGACCATCATCCAAAGGCCTTTCGGGTGTGGCAAATGATGAGTATGGAGTCGTGGCTAAGGGCGCGATTGTAG
- a CDS encoding MMPL family transporter: MGSLGSGNWGIGDFVLRYRRSIGLLLLAITAFMAWNAAHVRAATKFENLFPADHPNVQLYEKYQMRYGGAQTLVMMIRVRHGDVFNFKTLQKILDLQNAVNTLQAVDHNEVFSLASYRVAYTEAVPGGLVSQCFMYPRLPANQHELDELRHLVHAHRDRVMGLVTPDDKGALVTAAFNADRIDYGALFNQIQGLVHRFSDPNTDIYIAGVPVIVGWGYYYFDVIAVIFLASIALMLAILYLSLGQRSSWWAPILTGSFSALWGLGYVGLMGYNFDPIMMVIPFILTARDLSHGIQWQGRYYDELDALDDKYAACAATTNVMLPPGFLSIIADIAGIIFISLGGIPVLKEIGFAGAVWLAGSLTMVFVFQPIFMSYLPRPRIKPRSWAERALGAGGSRMGSFIDWLVQVPVTPGALRTTILVAGAAFIVWGVASGQRAKIGYTSSGTPLYRPDSKVNRDMAEIGRYVPLDEGWIVLETPDWPSPQSSLGSPVLRMEDDLAAYLQAHGQVAAVVSFSNTVVKGMNRLLHNGQPKYYAQPRISALNGNIWWMFFAGTAPGEMERFFAHNPHVTSTCIRVLLPDHTYDRLNTLRSEIQDFVNLRVRTDPQLKGVAVRYLGGEAGLYAAANDVLYRLDLINITFVLAAIYVFCVISFRSVVAGALFIVSCVMANFGAFVYMGARGIGLTIDTIPVISLGIGLGVDYGIYTVARIRDEVIGGRRLEEAITTALRTTGSAVFSTFAVMIGGILPWAFSPLLFHNEMSVLLIFLMATNMIAGVLILPCFIAWRRPRFICKYERPAGAEVQRAAAGASS, translated from the coding sequence ATGGGTTCGCTTGGTTCCGGTAATTGGGGGATCGGCGATTTCGTTCTGCGCTATCGCCGTTCGATCGGGCTGCTGCTGCTCGCGATCACCGCCTTTATGGCGTGGAACGCGGCGCATGTCAGGGCGGCGACCAAATTCGAGAACCTGTTTCCCGCCGACCATCCCAACGTCCAGCTCTATGAGAAGTACCAGATGCGCTACGGCGGCGCGCAGACCTTGGTGATGATGATCCGTGTGCGCCACGGCGACGTCTTCAACTTCAAAACCCTCCAGAAAATACTCGACCTTCAGAATGCGGTGAACACGCTGCAAGCGGTCGACCATAACGAGGTCTTTTCGCTTGCCTCTTACCGCGTCGCCTACACCGAAGCGGTGCCGGGTGGACTGGTGTCGCAGTGTTTCATGTACCCGAGGCTGCCCGCCAATCAGCACGAGCTCGACGAACTGCGCCACTTGGTCCACGCCCATCGCGACCGCGTGATGGGGCTGGTGACGCCCGACGACAAAGGCGCGCTGGTGACCGCCGCGTTCAACGCCGATCGGATAGACTACGGCGCGCTGTTCAACCAGATCCAGGGCCTGGTCCACCGCTTCTCCGACCCTAACACCGACATCTACATCGCCGGCGTGCCAGTGATCGTCGGCTGGGGCTACTACTACTTCGACGTGATCGCGGTGATCTTCCTCGCTTCGATCGCCCTGATGCTGGCCATCCTGTATCTCAGCCTGGGCCAGCGCTCGAGCTGGTGGGCGCCGATCCTGACCGGCTCGTTTTCGGCGCTGTGGGGGCTCGGGTACGTCGGCCTGATGGGCTACAACTTCGACCCCATCATGATGGTTATCCCGTTCATCCTGACCGCGCGCGACTTGAGCCACGGCATCCAATGGCAGGGGCGCTACTACGACGAGCTCGACGCGCTCGACGACAAGTACGCGGCGTGCGCGGCGACCACCAACGTGATGCTGCCGCCGGGCTTCCTGTCGATCATCGCCGACATCGCGGGGATCATCTTCATCTCGCTCGGCGGTATCCCGGTGCTCAAAGAGATCGGCTTTGCCGGCGCGGTATGGCTCGCAGGCAGCCTGACCATGGTGTTCGTCTTCCAGCCGATTTTCATGAGCTATCTGCCGCGCCCGCGGATCAAGCCGCGCAGCTGGGCCGAGCGCGCGCTGGGCGCCGGCGGCTCGCGGATGGGCAGCTTCATCGATTGGTTGGTGCAGGTGCCGGTGACGCCGGGCGCGCTGCGTACGACGATTCTGGTCGCCGGCGCCGCCTTTATCGTATGGGGCGTGGCCTCGGGCCAGCGCGCCAAGATCGGTTATACGAGCTCGGGCACGCCGCTCTACCGTCCCGACTCCAAGGTCAACCGCGATATGGCCGAGATCGGCAGGTACGTCCCGCTGGACGAGGGCTGGATCGTGCTCGAAACCCCAGACTGGCCCTCGCCGCAGTCGTCGCTGGGCTCGCCGGTGCTGCGGATGGAGGACGATCTTGCCGCCTATCTCCAGGCGCACGGGCAGGTGGCGGCGGTGGTTTCCTTTTCCAACACGGTGGTCAAGGGGATGAATCGCCTGCTGCATAATGGCCAGCCGAAATACTACGCGCAGCCGCGGATCTCGGCGCTCAACGGCAACATCTGGTGGATGTTCTTCGCGGGCACGGCGCCGGGCGAGATGGAGCGCTTTTTCGCCCACAACCCGCATGTCACCAGCACCTGCATCCGCGTGCTGCTGCCCGACCATACCTACGACCGGCTCAACACGCTGCGCAGCGAGATCCAGGATTTCGTCAACCTGCGCGTCAGGACCGATCCGCAGCTCAAAGGCGTCGCCGTGCGCTACCTCGGCGGTGAAGCGGGGCTTTACGCGGCGGCCAACGACGTGCTCTACAGGCTCGACCTGATCAACATCACGTTCGTGCTCGCCGCGATCTACGTGTTTTGCGTCATTTCATTCCGCTCAGTGGTGGCCGGCGCGCTCTTTATCGTGTCGTGCGTGATGGCGAACTTCGGCGCCTTCGTTTACATGGGCGCGCGCGGCATCGGGCTCACCATCGACACCATCCCGGTGATCTCGCTCGGCATCGGGCTCGGCGTGGACTACGGCATCTACACCGTGGCGCGCATCCGCGACGAGGTGATCGGCGGGCGGCGGCTGGAGGAGGCGATCACGACGGCGCTGAGGACCACCGGCTCGGCGGTGTTCAGCACGTTCGCGGTGATGATCGGCGGCATCTTGCCGTGGGCGTTCTCGCCGCTGCTGTTCCATAACGAGATGAGCGTGCTGCTGATCTTCCTGATGGCGACCAACATGATTGCCGGCGTGCTCATCCTGCCCTGCTTCATCGCCTGGCGCCGCCCGCGCTTCATCTGCAAGTACGAGCGCCCGGCGGGCGCCGAGGTGCAGCGCGCCGCCGCCGGTGCCTCGAGCTGA
- a CDS encoding M20/M25/M40 family metallo-hydrolase, with protein sequence MEISPQRRLARTPWESFEREALAHLRALIRCDTVNPPGNERVATELLAAAFGTEGIGAVVLEKEPTRANLVARLKGGVEAPLMLSSHTDVVPVEPQRWSRPPFGAEVAEGCVWGRGAIDMKPKCAMDLSLMLALKRAGAVPNRDLIFAAVADEEAGSELGAKFLVECHPELIRCGWVLNEAGGFTLHLNGRRYYPVQVAEKGYVTVRMSVHAPPGHGSIPRPDNAIAWLADLIQRLNRTPMRQRLTPLMRRTLGELGIDPHSAPPLFRAMMANTVTPTIVRAGYKDNVIPGEASAVLDGRTLPGETPESFLRELREIVGPEPALEVIKSAPPAEGSADTELFRLIARELEAADPGARAIAWMLPGATDSKFYAQLGATCYGFGPVRVGAKMPFGSLYHAHDERIPLDGFLWGLRVYAQVVLGFLGLRFDEVFA encoded by the coding sequence GTGGAAATCAGCCCACAACGCCGTCTGGCGCGCACGCCATGGGAAAGCTTCGAGCGCGAGGCGCTCGCGCACCTGCGCGCGCTCATTCGCTGCGACACGGTCAATCCGCCTGGCAACGAGCGGGTCGCCACTGAGCTGCTGGCCGCCGCCTTCGGCACCGAGGGCATCGGCGCGGTGGTGCTGGAGAAGGAGCCGACCCGCGCCAATCTGGTCGCCCGGCTGAAGGGCGGTGTCGAGGCGCCCCTGATGCTCTCCTCACATACCGACGTCGTGCCGGTCGAGCCCCAGCGATGGAGCCGGCCGCCATTTGGCGCCGAGGTCGCCGAGGGTTGCGTATGGGGACGCGGCGCGATCGACATGAAACCCAAGTGCGCGATGGACCTGAGCCTGATGCTGGCGCTCAAACGCGCTGGCGCGGTGCCCAACCGCGATTTGATCTTCGCCGCGGTGGCGGACGAGGAGGCGGGCTCGGAGCTGGGCGCGAAATTCCTCGTCGAATGCCATCCGGAGCTTATCCGCTGTGGATGGGTGCTCAATGAGGCGGGCGGCTTCACGCTCCATCTGAACGGTCGGCGTTATTATCCGGTCCAGGTGGCCGAGAAGGGGTACGTTACGGTCAGGATGAGCGTACACGCCCCGCCGGGCCACGGCTCGATTCCGCGCCCGGATAACGCGATCGCGTGGCTTGCCGATCTGATCCAGCGACTGAATCGCACGCCGATGCGCCAGCGACTGACGCCGCTGATGCGGCGCACGCTGGGGGAGCTGGGAATCGACCCGCACAGCGCGCCGCCGCTGTTTCGCGCAATGATGGCCAACACGGTCACGCCTACCATCGTGCGCGCCGGCTACAAGGACAATGTCATCCCGGGCGAGGCCTCGGCGGTGCTCGACGGCCGCACGCTGCCCGGCGAGACGCCCGAGAGCTTTCTGCGCGAGTTGCGCGAGATCGTCGGCCCAGAGCCCGCGTTGGAGGTCATCAAGTCGGCGCCGCCGGCCGAGGGTTCCGCCGACACAGAGCTGTTTCGCCTAATCGCGCGCGAGCTCGAAGCTGCCGACCCTGGCGCGCGCGCGATCGCCTGGATGCTGCCCGGGGCGACGGACAGCAAGTTCTACGCGCAGCTCGGCGCGACCTGTTACGGTTTCGGGCCGGTGAGGGTCGGCGCGAAGATGCCCTTCGGCTCGCTTTACCATGCCCACGACGAGCGTATCCCGCTCGACGGCTTCCTGTGGGGATTGCGTGTTTATGCGCAGGTAGTACTCGGCTTCCTGGGCCTGCGCTTCGACGAAGTATTTGCCTGA
- a CDS encoding nucleotidyltransferase family protein codes for MTGHRAARARELLGGGAIDWLALAAFASRHAILPLVYKSLSQTLDGVAAAEAIQPMRRQFQANALRNASLARELVRVNALMATAGIRALAFKGPALAVHAYGSSNLRQFIDLDLLVREDQAAEAVRLLTADGYVAPAGYGVGEIGRSGVFETSLAKPGSFAAIDLHWRLAEPYFPLALGGDELWQRAITVELEGGGVRTLAPDDHLLYLCAHGARHGWETLSGVCDVAQLMRAAPVDWQPLRERAARVGARRMLLLGVVLVHDLLEAEVPEEALVEARSEPAVIRAARTFIAHAADPDARGPRLYQRWSIPLRMIEQPRARIRYLAARALTPGADDRELARLPRALAPLYYLLRPLRIALKGSSAAMRGLWRADSVTQRRAR; via the coding sequence GTGACGGGACATCGCGCGGCCCGAGCGCGGGAGCTCCTTGGCGGCGGGGCAATCGACTGGCTCGCGCTTGCGGCGTTTGCCTCGCGCCACGCGATCCTGCCGCTCGTGTACAAGAGCCTGAGCCAGACGCTCGACGGGGTAGCGGCGGCTGAGGCGATTCAGCCGATGCGCCGGCAGTTCCAGGCCAATGCCCTGCGCAACGCGTCGTTGGCGCGCGAGCTGGTCCGCGTCAACGCGCTGATGGCGACGGCCGGCATCCGGGCGCTCGCGTTCAAGGGGCCCGCACTGGCCGTCCATGCTTATGGCAGCTCCAATCTCCGGCAGTTTATCGATTTGGACCTTCTGGTGCGCGAGGACCAGGCGGCCGAGGCGGTCAGGCTCCTGACCGCCGACGGCTACGTCGCGCCTGCTGGATACGGAGTCGGGGAAATCGGGCGAAGTGGCGTCTTTGAAACCTCGCTCGCGAAGCCGGGATCGTTTGCGGCGATCGATCTCCATTGGCGGCTCGCCGAGCCATATTTTCCGCTGGCATTGGGCGGCGACGAGCTTTGGCAGCGCGCGATAACGGTCGAATTGGAAGGCGGCGGCGTGCGCACGCTTGCCCCCGACGATCATCTGCTCTACCTCTGCGCGCACGGTGCCCGGCACGGATGGGAAACGCTAAGCGGCGTATGCGACGTCGCGCAGTTGATGCGCGCCGCGCCCGTTGATTGGCAGCCGCTGCGCGAGCGCGCCGCGCGCGTCGGGGCGCGCCGGATGCTTTTGCTGGGAGTCGTGCTCGTTCACGACCTGCTCGAAGCTGAGGTGCCCGAGGAAGCGCTTGTGGAGGCGCGCAGCGAACCCGCGGTAATTCGCGCCGCGCGCACCTTCATCGCGCATGCGGCCGATCCGGATGCGCGCGGGCCACGGCTTTATCAGCGATGGTCGATTCCGCTGCGGATGATTGAACAGCCTCGCGCGCGAATCCGCTACCTCGCCGCCCGCGCGCTTACCCCGGGCGCCGACGATCGCGAACTCGCACGCCTGCCGCGCGCCCTGGCACCGTTGTACTACCTGCTGCGTCCATTGCGGATTGCTCTGAAAGGGAGCAGCGCCGCCATGCGCGGGCTCTGGCGCGCGGATTCAGTGACGCAGCGCAGGGCACGCTGA
- a CDS encoding outer membrane protein assembly factor BamD, with protein MRHSRLVLAACLALGVAACSLRQQLPTGENYYALGQQAYATHDYKGATIYFQKLIDQYPFSPYAEDAELKIGLAQYQMKHYAEAIASLTDFEKMHPTSKQIELASYYLAMAHFDQIGRPDQDQTHTRLALEQFEIIERRYPETGFAALAHQQIAICREMLARHQLLIGDFYYSRANFRAAESRLAELMQKWPDTPVGDEALYQLGDVLEKEGKKYSAAQAYTAEVLHYPGTEYAKKAEAKLKKLHQPVDTEEDPLKLVLAESGFGDNSPDNVTVRQGDDAALAAASDSKAIYGADGLPNLERAAASAKPAGASTIAAHPATAPAGAPGSSAAGTAAAQSVARASEHGALPGVLKAPAPTGPATLDRIRLSSADPPLSVIFDLTGPVAYDNELQSGNGYSTLTIHLKDTRPAPKMASHLVFDRSIFRDCDIEAKADGTTVTVNTSPVSRFAVVPLQSPPRLLITFTPENGQGAPDQAADASGSQL; from the coding sequence ATGCGGCATTCGAGGCTTGTACTGGCGGCTTGTCTTGCGCTTGGGGTGGCGGCCTGTAGCCTGCGCCAGCAGCTCCCCACCGGTGAGAACTACTACGCGCTGGGTCAGCAAGCCTACGCGACCCATGACTACAAGGGCGCGACCATCTACTTCCAGAAGCTCATTGACCAATATCCGTTCAGCCCCTATGCCGAAGACGCCGAGCTTAAAATCGGCCTCGCCCAATACCAGATGAAGCACTACGCCGAGGCGATCGCCTCGCTCACGGACTTCGAGAAGATGCATCCGACGAGCAAGCAGATCGAGCTGGCGTCGTACTACCTGGCGATGGCGCACTTCGACCAGATCGGCCGTCCCGACCAGGATCAGACCCATACCCGGCTGGCGCTCGAGCAGTTCGAGATTATCGAGCGGCGTTATCCGGAAACCGGCTTCGCCGCCCTCGCCCATCAGCAGATCGCGATCTGCCGCGAGATGCTCGCGCGCCATCAGCTGCTGATCGGCGATTTCTACTACAGCCGTGCCAACTTCCGCGCCGCCGAATCGCGCCTGGCGGAGTTGATGCAGAAGTGGCCCGATACGCCAGTGGGCGATGAGGCGCTCTACCAGCTCGGCGACGTGCTGGAGAAGGAAGGCAAGAAGTATTCGGCGGCCCAAGCCTACACCGCTGAGGTCCTGCACTATCCGGGAACCGAGTACGCCAAAAAGGCCGAGGCCAAGCTCAAGAAGCTCCATCAGCCGGTCGACACCGAGGAAGACCCACTCAAACTGGTGCTGGCGGAAAGCGGATTCGGCGACAATTCGCCCGATAACGTGACCGTGCGCCAGGGCGACGACGCCGCGCTGGCCGCGGCAAGCGACTCCAAAGCCATCTATGGAGCCGACGGCCTGCCGAACCTCGAACGCGCGGCGGCATCCGCCAAGCCCGCGGGCGCGAGCACCATCGCGGCGCATCCCGCGACCGCTCCTGCCGGCGCCCCCGGCTCTTCCGCCGCCGGCACCGCCGCGGCCCAAAGCGTCGCCCGCGCATCCGAGCACGGCGCGCTGCCGGGCGTACTCAAGGCGCCCGCACCGACCGGGCCGGCAACGCTCGACCGCATTCGGCTTTCGTCAGCCGACCCGCCGCTGTCCGTGATCTTCGATCTTACCGGGCCAGTCGCCTACGACAACGAACTCCAGAGCGGCAACGGCTATTCGACCCTGACCATCCATCTCAAGGACACCCGGCCGGCACCCAAGATGGCCAGCCATTTGGTGTTCGACCGCTCGATCTTCCGCGATTGCGATATCGAGGCCAAGGCTGACGGCACCACAGTCACCGTCAACACGTCGCCGGTGTCGCGCTTTGCGGTGGTGCCGCTCCAGTCGCCGCCGCGATTACTTATCACCTTTACTCCAGAGAACGGGCAGGGTGCGCCCGATCAGGCTGCCGACGCCTCCGGCTCGCAGTTGTAG
- a CDS encoding PqqD family protein, producing the protein MSTGNHTIRARLSADVMSERFGDEIVLLNLKTNRFFSLNRTGARLWELLAAGERLEAIEEQLCREFEVDRAQVTVEVERMVASLNKEQLLELEEG; encoded by the coding sequence GTGAGCACAGGCAACCACACTATCCGCGCGCGGTTATCTGCCGACGTGATGAGCGAGCGCTTCGGCGACGAGATCGTATTGCTCAACCTTAAGACCAACCGCTTTTTTTCGCTCAATCGCACCGGCGCCAGACTCTGGGAACTGCTGGCGGCGGGGGAGCGGCTCGAGGCAATCGAAGAGCAGCTCTGCCGAGAATTCGAAGTTGACCGGGCGCAAGTCACGGTGGAGGTCGAGCGGATGGTGGCCTCGCTCAACAAAGAGCAGCTATTGGAGCTGGAGGAAGGCTGA
- a CDS encoding LLM class F420-dependent oxidoreductase, with product MKVGLAAFLTEHSGNPGAIAAAAERAGFESFWVAEHLVIPAHYMTYYPRSTDGKVPEFYAHLVDPFVALAVAAQATSRIRLGTSICLLPERNPIETAKVVATLDLYASGRISLGVGAGWFPEEAAVMGVDFKRRWRHLRESVEAMRELWSKPEASYEGEIIRFPPVRLYPKPVQRPYPPILLGAHDPGPALRRVARWADGWMPGGLSPEKAAECIPQIKRMAREYGRDPERLEFSVLLGVPGQQAPGADALERYAAAGVSRVIMLAAEMASRDGVAVVGELAPTIERAGAV from the coding sequence ATGAAAGTTGGACTCGCGGCCTTTCTCACCGAACACTCCGGCAATCCCGGGGCAATCGCTGCCGCCGCCGAGCGCGCCGGCTTCGAGTCATTCTGGGTCGCCGAGCATCTGGTCATTCCGGCCCACTATATGACCTACTATCCGCGCTCGACCGACGGCAAGGTGCCTGAGTTCTATGCCCATCTTGTCGACCCCTTCGTCGCCCTGGCGGTTGCCGCACAGGCGACATCGCGCATCCGGCTCGGCACCAGCATCTGCCTGCTCCCCGAACGCAATCCGATCGAAACTGCCAAGGTGGTCGCGACGCTCGATCTCTACGCGAGCGGCCGAATCAGCCTCGGCGTGGGCGCCGGATGGTTTCCCGAGGAGGCGGCGGTGATGGGCGTCGATTTCAAACGCCGCTGGCGCCATCTACGCGAGTCGGTCGAGGCGATGCGCGAGCTGTGGAGCAAGCCGGAGGCGAGCTACGAAGGCGAGATCATCCGCTTTCCACCGGTCAGGCTCTATCCCAAGCCCGTACAGCGGCCGTATCCGCCGATCCTGCTCGGCGCGCACGATCCCGGGCCCGCGCTCAGGCGGGTCGCGCGATGGGCTGACGGATGGATGCCGGGCGGGCTCAGCCCCGAGAAGGCGGCCGAGTGTATCCCGCAGATCAAGCGGATGGCGCGGGAGTACGGGCGCGACCCGGAGCGGCTTGAGTTTTCCGTGCTGCTCGGTGTGCCCGGCCAGCAGGCGCCCGGGGCCGACGCGCTGGAGCGCTACGCGGCCGCCGGCGTGAGCCGGGTGATAATGCTGGCGGCAGAGATGGCCTCGCGCGATGGCGTCGCGGTGGTCGGCGAGCTGGCGCCGACGATCGAGCGCGCGGGGGCAGTGTGA